The genomic stretch CACAGGCTGAGGTGCACATATATAGGTTTTGTCTGTGGCCTGGCTGCTCTTTCACCCTGTCTCCCTAGCCAACTCCTTTCCACTCATTCTTTAAGACTTAGCCAAgagtcacctcttccaggaagcctgtcTTGACTTATCCTAGAGGAGGAGGTGGTTCTCTCCTTCGTGCCACTTGACTCCCCACACAGGGGGCTTCCTGTGTCCACCATGTCCTGCGGCATGTACAGGACAGCCTCCCTGCTGGACTCAGCTTGGCTGGGTCAGGCACTGGCCACACTCACCCCATGTCTCAAGCACCcatcagtgcctagcacacagtagctgctcaataaaagTTTGTTGATCGCACAACCGACCTGCAGACTGTATACACCTAGAGCCCTATACACATACGTGGATCAGACCATGTGCCAGGGCTGTGTCCACCTATGAGCATCCCGAGTATCCACTGTGTGCAGAAGGGCTGTACCTCCGGTCGGGGAGGATAGGTACCCTCCAGCCCTTCACTTGGCTGAGACGTGCATCCGAGAGTTCGATGTGCAGGGGCAGCTTGGGGACCCAGACTGTCATTTCCAGGGGGGCATTGAGGATGTCATAGCGGAAGGTGACCCTGGCGTTCATGGACCCGCGAGACTCCTTTCCACTCACAAACACGTAGTCGCAGCTGCTGGATacctggggaggaggaaggaggttgGTTGGCCTGTCTTGCCCTACGGGGCATCCTGCGTGCTGAAGGGgaggagcggggggcggggggcaccacATTTATTTCCCCTGGGAGATGTCAGCTTCAGGTGTCCCTGTTCCCATTGTTTCTCCACAGATCATCTCAGTGGCTACTATGGGAGATTTGTGTTCCCTGGCAAGGGGCCAACATGCACCTGACTTTACAGGAGGCTGCTTCTGATGGGGCAGACCACACCTCAGAGGAGCCTTCAGGCTGAGGGCCCCTGGGCTGGCTCCCCTTCCCATGTGCTCCGGCATGGGTGTTTTTTGGTAGTGTCCTCACGGTACAGAGGGGCATGTCCTGAACCCATGATCCCTCCATGGCCCATCTGGCCCTGTGGCCGCAGGAAAATAAGCAGTTGGCTAATTTCAGGTGCGGGGACTGTTCTAGccagggatggaggtgggggatggggagagggaaaatGAGGACAGACAGGTGGATGCTTGCCACCAGTGGGTGCAGCTTTTACAAATGCATGCTGACCAGGACCCCAACTTATATTCTTAGAGGTTCCTTGGATGGGCACGTGCCTGCCGAACACATCTCAGTGGACACCTGTGCCAGCACTCGGGACAGATGTAGGTGGGTGTATACGTTAAATGTGCCCAGTATGTACCTGGCACACACTCTGGAGTGAATCTCGTGTGCAATGCATTGAGGTGTACCTGCTGATACACGCCCATGGGTGCACACCCTCGCATGTGGGGAGGGTCTAATCATGTGGCTTATGGGCTCATGACACTCTGAAGGCTCTGGTCGGGGGCAGGGAGGCTGCCGGGACTGTGGCTCATCTCTGACACGCTCCTGGCTGTTCCCAAACTCCTGCGATCTCCCTTAATTATCTCAGATGGGGGTGGTAGGACGTGGGACAGCAGCCCCACCAGAAATGCCCATTTCCCACTTCAGAAGGCAGAGAATTCCATCTGAAGGCTGGCAAATTCCATTCCGAGTGTTGGCAAACTCCATAAAGAACCTGAGTGTATTTCACTGAGAATGGAAACAAATTCCATGTAGAATCTTTGTGAATTCCCTTTGGTATCTAAGTAGTCAAGACTTTATTCTGGTCCACTCTGTGGCCAGAGTGGGGGAgtgtggagggcagaggcaggtgctGGATGAGGGCCTTTGAGAGcaggtccttttattttttcttgtcccAGGCTGCCAGCCCTGGAAAGCCCCATGGGCCTGGACAAGGCTTCTACTCTGCAGGGGATGGAGGGGGGCACCAAGCCATCTGCTCTGGCTCACTTGGGGGGCATTCTTCCTGGACAGGGGAGGGATGAGGTGGGGCTCCAGCTCCCCAGACCTGGAGGGATCTGGGACAGAGTGTGGAGAGAGGGAACGAGAGCACGCACACACCCCAGGCTAGCCCCAGTTagccagaggcaggaggacaCCCACGGCCCACTCCTCCCGCTCTCCTTCAGGCTGAGCTATTTACAGATTCAGGGAACACATTCCCTTGTCTGATCATCTGATTTTGGCACCTGCTGGAGGCTGGCCTGATAAACAGCTCACCCACCACACCGACACCAGGGCTGCCACTCTCCTGCGTCACTGCCTGTCCCGCTGTCTGTGACTGCTGTCCAAAGGGGGCAAATCTGGAGGCTTTCCTGGGGAGGTGGCAAACTGGGTCATCAGAGTGAGACGGCTGTCCTGTTTGTTGGGCCGTGAAGACCTAGGGCCTGGAGTGGGTCtctggggagggagctgtgggaggggcctgcagGAGTTGGAGAATTTGGGGTGTGTGCCCCGAGCGGGTCCTTCCTTACACAACCTTCACTCCTGGCCTAACTCACATGCTTCTGGGGCTTCTTCTCTGAGCTGAATCTCCTCCATTCGGGCACCAGCACCTGGGTTCAGGGCGGGTCCTTgagccttccccacccctgcccccgcccgGCTGCTCTTGCCCCATATCTGTCTGGACAGGGGCTCAGTCATTTGCTGCATCGGACTGAGCTCAGGCTGTCAACACTgacttctctcctctgcctgccaaaCGGTCTCTTTCATATTCCTACAGGAAGCCCTCCAAGACCAGCAGTACCCAGGGCTTTTCCTCATCCCACTCAGGCTAGCCACGGATGCCTGAAGCtattcttgcccccccccccagtttcttCTTTTGCCTACCATAGGGAGCTGCCTGGGATGCCAATTCCCCTCTGACTTGGGGTTCTGCTCCCCCTGGAGGTCTGAGGCCTTCTTCCCAGGGGCCCCATCTCCAGGAATCCCACCTTGATGATGTCCTCATTGTCAGATTCGCATTCCACCAGGGCGGAGACATCTAGGACGAGGCCAGTCACCTCGATGGCGATGACCTTGACAGGGATGGCCACCGTCCTGCCAGTCAGGATAGCCGTGTTGATGATCTCGGTGTcctgcagggagggtggggcccTGCTGAGCGGGGGCGCTTGTGGTCCTCTGCTCTCCCAGGACACGCCAGCCAAGGCCCAGGCGCCTGGCTGCCCTACCCCTCAGATGCACGACCTTCCCCTGCGGACACCTGCACACATGTGCAGACAGGTGCAGCTGCCAGTCTCACTCATCTTCTCGCACGCTCTGCTCACTTGGCCTCCCGCAGTAGCCTTCTGGGTCTACCTCGCTCCACTGCCAGGAAACAACCAGCTTCCCTCGACACCTTACATGCCCTCAGCACACACGGAGTCATAGCCAGCACATCTGCCCGGCCATTCCAGATGCCCCTGGGCTGGCGCAATGTCCCTCTGGCTAttccaggggccctgggctgtTCACAGATGGTCACTCTAACCTTACCACCCCATGGCACCCTTCCCACGTCCACCGTGCCTTAGAACAACATTCACATTCCCATCACCACACCTTTGTCCACGTGATCCCCCCAGAGCACCCTTCTCAACTTCTCTGATTGTATGAGCCCTTCCTTCCACATGTCCTTCAAGGCTCAACTGCatggccacctcctccaggaagcctcccctgaGTGGCCTCTCCATGGGTGACTTCTCCCACCTCTGTCCCCCTGAGCATCTGCTGTCCTGTTCCTGCACCAGGCGCAGAGCACCGCCTGCCTCCAGGAagtgcgtgcgtgcatgcatgcacgtgcacacacacacacacacacacacctatgctCAAAGGCACACCTGGGTGCAGGAGGCAGTCACACACTCGGGCGCGGGCCCACACGTCCACACGCATTGATCCATACGCACGTGCAGCTGGGCACATGCTAGTCCCACACACGCACCACGACAGACACACGTATGCACTGACCCTGTCACCGCCCCGCTCACCATGGCTAGGGGCAGGATGGCTTGTACATCCCGCTGGATGACCGTCAGCTCAGTGACCGCCCGCTCCAGGTCAGGCAGGGCGCTGTGGCCACGGTAGTCGATGTGCCACATGATCCTCCGCTTGACCGACTGGCTGGTGAAGTTCTCCATCTCAAAGTCCAGCTGTAGGATCTCCAGGGGCCCCTGGCCTTCCCTGCAGGGTCGGGGCAGGAAGCAGAGCTCCAGAGAAAGGGCCGGGAGCAGCTCAGGGGCTCTGAAATCCCTGGTGGGGCCCCCAGCCCTCCTCGGCAGCCTGCCTGCTGGGGCCTTCAGAGCTCCCCGAGGTGCCCCAGCCTGGACCCTAGAGTCCCCAGCATCTGGGTCCCGGCCCTTCTGCCAGCCTGGTTTCCTCCATCAAGAATTCCCCTGCCCCTTCTGGGCGCTGTCCTGCAAagaggggggcaggggtgccACCTCGGCTTAccaggggggcaggggggtgccCTGGGCCCAGGCCACATCCACGGTGGCTGTTGAGTGCTTTGCCCCAGTCAGCAGCTCCGAGGTCACGTGCCACTGGCCACTCCGTGACTTGGTGCCCAGAAGGGTCACACCCTTCTTGGCCTTCACCCTGGGACAaagtgggaagaagagggagatggTGAGCCTACGGCCCAGGGGCTGCCCACCCGGCCACCCCCCTCTCtgcccaggctggggctgggagtaGGGGGAGCAAGTGAGTAAATGACCCCAAGCCCTAGACTCAACACCAGAGGTGAAGCTGGGGAAGCTGGTGTCATGTAGCTGAGACCTCCGACCCTCAGTGGAGGCTACGATCGCTCTACCATATCTCTCTGCCAAGTTTTATCAGCCTCTACTTGCATACCTCAGTGATAGGGGACTCACTACTGCACACATCCCATTCCATTCTCAGAAAGCCCCTAAGGACTAGAAACCCCTTTCCTATATTTAGCTGAAGTGTAACTGTCATGGGTTCTGCTGGGGCAAGAGAGAACAACTCTCTTTCATCCCAATTGTAACAGTTCTTCAGACAGCGGGAGGGGGGCAGGTGTTCCCTGAGTCTTCTTTTCTCCAGGCCTAAAATTTCTAGTTCCTCCAACTGTTACTTTTTGCTATAGTTTCAAGCCAACCCTTGCAACTAGGGTTCAACCCTTGCAACTAGGACTAGTCACCCTTCTCTGGACACTGAACACACAGGTGTTGTGGTCTATACTAAATACAACACTTCAGCTGGGCTCTGATTAATACTGACTAAAGCAGAATGGTGACCACCTCCTTAATCCTCCATGTTCTACTCCTATTAATGCAGCCCCAAATCTGTGATGACTAATAGAAATCATATTCACATTCAGGTATCAATCATTGAATCAGGTCTATCTCTTCCAGGAATACCAGGAATATCTGAACTTTCAGGTGGTAGACTCAGGAGAGAGAGCAATACTTAACTCAAAGAAGTTGAAGGTTAATGGCAATGTTTTGGGTCCTATGCAtagtgcctggggtggggggaatattTTGGTGGGGCCTTTCATACGACTTAAGGTATTTTTGACTTTGTGAACTGTATCCTGTTCAGGGTGTAGAAAAGGCTGGGACTCCCGAAATCTTTTCTCCCAACTCCAGGATTGGGCAAATGTCCTGACACATGGACAGTCTCCTGCTCCTCTTTTGGCTCCCAGCCAACGTGCTGCTCTCTGatctccatttcttctctttggcctcggtctcctcatctgtaaaatgggagagttGCACCAGCCAACGTCTAAGGGCCCTTCCAACCCCATTCTATCATTCTTGATACCTATGCTTGTGAAAGCTGACGTGTCTCCTTAACCATTTCTGTGAGCTACAGAGGTCGGGCAGGAATTTTGTTGTCCTCAAGCTGATGAGAACAGTGAGGCTCAAGCAGACCGGGCGTCTTCCTGAGGTTGCTCGAGTGATAACGGAAGAGCAGGACTAGGATGCTGGCAGGCAGGCATGGGCACAGCCCTACAGGGGGGCGAGCTATGCACTTGACCTCGGAAGGGAAGGCAGACCCCTCGACCACAAGCCCCCTACCTGAGTGTGAAATGCTCCacgctggggctggagggagaggaggagttGGGGGCCAGGTAGAGGAGGATGCTGAGCACCTCCCCAGGCTTGAGGGGCCGATCCGGCAGGCGGATCATCAGGTTGCTGTCCAGCCGATGCTCCTGCAGGGTCCTCTTGGGGGGCGGGCGGAACAGGCTGATGCTGCCGATGCGAAGcagggggtgctgggtggggctCTCGGCGCGGGCGCCCGGCCCGGgcccggccccgcggcggggGCCCCCACAGCCCCCCGAGGCGTCGGGGGCGTGGAGGGTGTAGTAGAGCTCGGCCTGCTGGCTCTCCCCCGCGGCCTCGGGGTCCAGCCCGTCCGGAGACttgcggcgggcggcgggcggcgcggcgggggcggggggcccgAACCAGGCCAGGGGCAGCTCGGCCCGCACCAGGCAGGTGGCCAGGCCCCCGCTGAGGCGGCAGGAGCTCTTGACCTCCCTGGCGTCCCGGAAGGCATGCAGGCGGACGCAGGGCAGCCGCTCGGTGACGCCGAAGTCGTCCCAGTCGCGGCCGGCCACGTAGAACAGCACCTGGGCCACGGGCTGCGAGGCAGGCACGCGAGCGCGGACGATGAAGGCCCGCACCTTCCAGTTGACCGTCAGGCGCTCGGGGATGTCCAGGGTGCTGGACGGCTGCAGCAGCTCCCGGGCCACCACCTGGCTCGTGCTGAAGGGCCCCAGGGAGACGTTGAGGACGGGCAGCTCCTTGGTCTGGAACACCACGAAGGGCTCGGAGCGCTGCAGGGAGCCATTGGCGACCGCCGGCGGCAGGGGCCGTGCGTCCCGCAGGAAGAAGGCCAGGCGCGTCCGCGACAGGCGGTAGCTGACCGGCAGCACTGGGCTGGCTTGCGGCCccggggggctggggctggccgGGTGGGAGCGGCCGGACGCTGGGGACAGACAGAGGCAAGAGCCCGGAGGGGTcagcagaggctgtgctgggacCGCAGGGCACCCCAGCCTCCCACCTTGCAGAGGACATCTGCTCCAAGCCCGCCCAGCCTGTGCTGGGGGTCAACTGCCCTCTCATCATTGCCTCTTTTGCCCCAGCCTGGGGGTAGACCTAATACCAGCGCAAAGCACTGTGAGGCTTTAGAGAGGTTTTATTCCCCcgcatcctcatctgtaaaatgagggtaaaatGGGTTTC from Ursus arctos isolate Adak ecotype North America unplaced genomic scaffold, UrsArc2.0 scaffold_24, whole genome shotgun sequence encodes the following:
- the TMEM132E gene encoding transmembrane protein 132E, with product MAPRMSGRGGAALLCLSALLAHASGRSHPASPSPPGPQASPVLPVSYRLSRTRLAFFLRDARPLPPAVANGSLQRSEPFVVFQTKELPVLNVSLGPFSTSQVVARELLQPSSTLDIPERLTVNWKVRAFIVRARVPASQPVAQVLFYVAGRDWDDFGVTERLPCVRLHAFRDAREVKSSCRLSGGLATCLVRAELPLAWFGPPAPAAPPAARRKSPDGLDPEAAGESQQAELYYTLHAPDASGGCGGPRRGAGPGPGARAESPTQHPLLRIGSISLFRPPPKRTLQEHRLDSNLMIRLPDRPLKPGEVLSILLYLAPNSSSPSSPSVEHFTLRVKAKKGVTLLGTKSRSGQWHVTSELLTGAKHSTATVDVAWAQGTPLPPWEGQGPLEILQLDFEMENFTSQSVKRRIMWHIDYRGHSALPDLERAVTELTVIQRDVQAILPLAMDTEIINTAILTGRTVAIPVKVIAIEVTGLVLDVSALVECESDNEDIIKVSSSCDYVFVSGKESRGSMNARVTFRYDILNAPLEMTVWVPKLPLHIELSDARLSQVKGWRVPILPDRRSARESEDEDEDEEERRQSASRGCALQYQHATLQVFTQFHTTSSEGADQVVPMLGPDWLVEVTDLVSDFMRVGDPRVARMVDSSTLAGLEPGTTPFKVVSPLTESVLGETLLTVTEEKVSITQLQAQVVASLSLSLRPSPGSSHTILATTAAQQTLSFLKQEALLSLWLSYSDGTTAPLSLYSPRDYGLLVSSLDERVATVTQDRAFPLVVAEAEGAGELLRAELTIAESCQKTKRKSVLATTPVGLRVHFGRDEEDPTYDYPGPSQPGPGGGEDEARGAGPPGTAVPAAEAPGPGTASPAVPPTEDFLPLPTGFLQMPRGLTDLEIGMYALLGVFCLAILVFLINCIVFVLRYRHKRIPPEGQTSMDHSHHWVFLGNGQPLRVQGELSPPAGNPLETVPACCHGDHHSSGSSQTSVQSQVHGRGDGSSGGSARDQAEDPASSPTSKRKRVKFTTFTTLPTEELAYDSVPAGEEDEEDEEDLGWGCPDVAGTTRPAAPPDLHNYMCRIKEIA